A single Mustela lutreola isolate mMusLut2 chromosome X, mMusLut2.pri, whole genome shotgun sequence DNA region contains:
- the LOC131821858 gene encoding LOW QUALITY PROTEIN: RNA-binding motif protein, X chromosome-like (The sequence of the model RefSeq protein was modified relative to this genomic sequence to represent the inferred CDS: inserted 2 bases in 2 codons): MVEADRPGKLFIGXTETNEKALEAVFGKYGRIVEVLLMKDRETSKSRGFAVVTFESPADAKDAARDTNGKSFDGKAIKVEQATKPSFESGRRGPPPPPRSRGPPRALRGGRGGSGGTRGPPSRGGHMDDGGYSMNFNMSSSRRPLPVKRGPPPRSAVTQAPRSGGPPPKRSPPSGPVRSSSGMGGRAPASRGRDSYGGPPRREPLPSRRDVYLSPRDDGYSTKDSYSSRDYPNSRDTRDYAPPPRDYTYRXYGHSSSRDDYSSRGYSDRDGYGRDRDYSDHPSGGSYRDSYESYGNSRSAPPTRGPPPSYGGSSRYDGYSSSRDGYGGSRDSYSSSRSDLYSSGRDRFGRQERGLPPSMERGYPPPRDSYSSSSRGAPRGGGRGSRSDRGGCRSRY, encoded by the exons atggttgAAGCAGATCGCCCAGGAAAGCTTTTCATTG gtacagaaacaaatgaaaaagcccTTGAAGCAGTATTTGGCAAATATGGACGAATAGTGGAAGTTCTATTGATGAAAGATCGTGAAACCAGCAAATCAAGAGGATTTGCTGTTGTCACCTTTGAGAGCCCAGCAGATGCTAAGGATGCAGCCAGAGACACGAATGGAAAGTCCTTCGATGGAAAAGCCATCAAAGTAGAACAAGCCACTAAGCCATCATTTGAAAGTGGTAGACGTGGACCACCGCCACCTCCAAGAAGCAGAGGTCCTCCAAGAGCTCTTAGAGGCggaagaggaggaagtggaggaaccAGGGGACCTCCCTCACGTGGAGGGCACATGGATGATGGTGGCTATTCCATGAATTTTAACATGAGTTCTTCCAGGCGACCACTTCCAGTAAAAAGAGGACCACCACCACGAAGTGCAGTTACTCAAGCACCACGAAGTGGTGGTCCTCCTCCTAAAAGATCTCCCCCTTCAGGACCAGTTCGCAGCAGCAGTGGAATGGGAGGAAGAGCTCCTGCGTCACGTGGAAGAGATAGTTATGGAGGCCCACCTCGAAGGGAACCCCTGCCCTCTCGTAGAGATGTTTATTTGTCCCCAAGAGATGATGGATACTCCACTAAAGACAGCTATTCAAGCAGAGATTACCCAAATTCTCGTGATACAAGAGATTATGCACCACCGCCGAGAGATTATACTTACC GTTATGGTCATTCCAGTTCACGTGATGACTACTCGTCAAGAGGCTATAGTGATAGAGATGGCTATGGTCGTGATCGTGACTATTCAGATCATCCAAGTGGAGGCTCCTACAGAGATTCATATGAGAGTTATGGTAACTCACGTAGTGCTCCACCTACACGAGGGCCCCCGCCATCTTATGGTGGAAGCAGTCGCTATGATGGTTACAGCAGCTCACGTGACGGATATGGTGGAAGTCGAGACAGTTACTCAAGCAGCCGAAGTGATCTCTACTCAAGTGGTCGTGATCGGTTTGGCAGACAAGAAAGAGGGCTTCCCCCTTCTATGGAAAGGGGGTACCCTCCTCCACGTGATTCCTACAGCAGTTCAAGCCGCGGAGCACCAAGAGGTGGTGGCCGAGGAAGCCGATCTGATAGAGGGGGATGCAGAAGCagatactaa